In one Janibacter cremeus genomic region, the following are encoded:
- a CDS encoding 4Fe-4S dicluster domain-containing protein — translation MGYLDRQLAGRTNPAEDAGWQDAPSRKGFFTDTSICIGCKACEVACKEWNGIPLDGLTISGNSYDNTGDLGASTWRHVAFVEQSQDRIQAARESGKRLVDLGMPSIGTPEPAPEPAGAQPAGYGTLPAPIEGHGPALSDMLDEKANVEAGGTGDYGLTVDGVPIVGPVPEFRWLMSSDVCKHCTHAGCLDVCPTGSLFRSEHGTVVVQDDICNGCGYCVGACPFGVIERRTDDSVSVTADAHVPNVGVAQKCTLCYDRLAHDQTPACAQTCPTTSIKFGAHEDMVASAKERVVQLHEQGFTEARLYGANEDDGVGGTGSVFLLLDEPEVYGLPPDPVVPTAKLPEMFRTAGVAGLGLLGAAALAFIGSKS, via the coding sequence ATGGGGTACCTCGACCGCCAGCTCGCCGGGCGGACCAACCCGGCGGAGGACGCCGGGTGGCAGGACGCGCCCAGCCGCAAGGGCTTCTTCACCGACACCTCGATCTGCATCGGCTGCAAGGCCTGCGAGGTGGCGTGCAAGGAGTGGAACGGCATCCCGCTGGACGGTCTGACCATCAGCGGCAACTCCTACGACAACACCGGTGACCTCGGCGCGAGCACATGGCGCCACGTCGCCTTCGTGGAGCAGAGCCAGGACCGCATCCAGGCCGCCCGCGAGTCCGGCAAGCGCCTCGTGGACCTGGGGATGCCGAGCATCGGGACACCCGAGCCGGCGCCCGAGCCCGCCGGCGCGCAGCCGGCCGGGTACGGCACGCTGCCGGCGCCGATCGAGGGGCACGGCCCCGCGCTGTCGGACATGCTCGACGAGAAGGCGAACGTCGAGGCCGGCGGCACCGGGGACTACGGACTCACCGTGGACGGTGTCCCCATCGTCGGCCCCGTGCCCGAGTTCCGCTGGCTGATGTCCTCCGACGTGTGCAAGCACTGCACCCACGCGGGTTGCCTCGACGTCTGCCCCACCGGCTCGCTCTTCCGCTCCGAGCACGGCACCGTCGTCGTCCAGGACGACATCTGCAACGGCTGCGGCTACTGCGTCGGGGCGTGCCCCTTCGGCGTCATCGAGCGACGCACCGACGACAGCGTCAGCGTGACCGCGGACGCCCACGTGCCCAACGTCGGCGTCGCCCAGAAGTGCACGCTCTGCTACGACCGCCTCGCGCACGACCAGACACCGGCGTGCGCCCAGACTTGCCCGACGACCTCGATCAAGTTCGGCGCGCACGAGGACATGGTCGCCTCTGCGAAGGAGCGGGTCGTCCAGCTGCACGAGCAGGGCTTCACCGAGGCCCGGCTGTACGGGGCCAACGAGGACGACGGCGTCGGCGGGACCGGCTCGGTCTTCCTCCTGCTCGACGAGCCGGAGGTCTACGGCCTGCCGCCGGACCCGGTCGTCCCCACCGCGAAGCTGCCCGAGATGTTCCGCACCGCGGGAGTCGCCGGCCTCGGCCTGCTGGGCGCCGCCGCGCTCGCCTTCATCGGGAGCAAGTCGTGA
- the nrfD gene encoding NrfD/PsrC family molybdoenzyme membrane anchor subunit: MTTSPFDSYRPPETGRRRRRASGVRGAVSGATREVAKGARRSWMNREGGGQREAPAVPDAEFSSYYGQPVVKPVPWDHRISAYLFVGGIAGTSGIIAAGAAATGNELLRRNSRLTSMVTVGLSGVALVADLGRPERFLNMLRTVKLTSPMSVGTWILSGYSAFAGVTTATEVLGMLPARGPLRSLARVLAPLTAPATVGQALLGAPLAAYTSVLLSDTAHPVWHESRRQLPFVFVGSAALASGGVQMLLAPAGHTGPARRLALLGVGTELLAMHRLEEHLAQLHIDEPLTSGKGAGKLRLARALTIAGGVGTLLAGRSRLAALAAGAALTTASALTRAGIVEAGIESAKDPQYTVRLQKDRLEERRSRGVVHDSAVTVR; encoded by the coding sequence GTGACCACCTCCCCTTTTGACAGCTACCGCCCCCCGGAGACCGGACGTCGGCGCCGGCGCGCCTCGGGCGTGCGTGGCGCCGTCAGCGGTGCCACCCGCGAGGTGGCGAAGGGGGCCCGCCGCAGCTGGATGAACCGCGAGGGCGGGGGCCAGCGCGAGGCGCCGGCCGTCCCCGACGCCGAGTTCTCCAGCTACTACGGGCAGCCGGTGGTCAAGCCGGTGCCGTGGGACCACCGCATCTCCGCCTACCTCTTCGTCGGTGGCATCGCCGGCACGTCGGGGATCATCGCCGCGGGCGCGGCGGCCACCGGCAACGAGCTGCTGCGCCGCAACTCGCGGCTGACCTCGATGGTCACCGTCGGGCTGAGCGGCGTGGCGCTCGTCGCCGACCTCGGTCGTCCGGAGCGCTTCCTCAACATGCTGCGCACGGTCAAGCTGACCTCCCCGATGTCGGTCGGCACGTGGATCCTGTCCGGTTACTCGGCCTTCGCCGGGGTGACCACCGCGACCGAGGTGCTCGGCATGCTGCCGGCGCGCGGCCCCCTTCGCTCCCTCGCGCGGGTCCTCGCCCCGTTGACGGCCCCCGCCACGGTCGGCCAAGCCCTGCTGGGAGCGCCCCTGGCGGCCTACACCTCCGTGCTCCTGTCCGACACCGCCCACCCGGTGTGGCACGAGAGCCGACGGCAGCTGCCCTTCGTCTTCGTCGGCTCCGCCGCACTGGCCTCCGGTGGGGTGCAGATGCTGCTCGCTCCGGCCGGCCACACCGGCCCGGCCCGCAGGCTCGCGCTGCTCGGTGTGGGGACCGAGCTCCTGGCGATGCACCGGCTCGAGGAGCACCTCGCACAGCTGCACATCGACGAGCCGCTCACCTCCGGCAAGGGCGCGGGCAAGCTGCGGCTGGCCAGGGCGCTCACCATCGCCGGCGGCGTGGGGACCCTGCTGGCCGGACGCAGCCGGCTGGCGGCGCTCGCCGCGGGCGCCGCGCTGACCACCGCATCCGCCCTCACCCGTGCGGGCATCGTCGAGGCGGGCATCGAGTCCGCCAAGGACCCCCAGTACACGGTCCGGCTCCAGAAGGACCGGTTGGAGGAGCGCCGCAGCCGGGGCGTCGTCCACGACAGCGCGGTCACGGTCAGGTAG
- a CDS encoding L-lactate MFS transporter, whose amino-acid sequence MSTVGTTHESESTSSRAGNRWIVLAGGVLVQLTIGAVYAWSTMGRALNDEQSAFDLTKVQTAIPFEVAIGMLFLGTFLGGRIQDRKGPRVVALSGVVLYSIGIILAGFARDTSDLWLLILGYGVLGGFGLGLAYIVPIAMLQKWFPDKRGLITGVAVGGFGFGAVITSPMMNRLISGMEGYQAEPTKAFLWLGGAYLVFGLLGASVFKNPPADYVAPGAAKANGQDDPNKEEQAKKAARDFTQQEALSTPQWYLLTLILTVSVTAGISLISVAADAATSVAGFSVAAAATLVGIMGLFNGAGRIVWAAASDKIGRRPAFVGILGLQGLALLALPHVGNVVLFYILAAIIYTCYGGAFGTMPATAGDFFGLKHSGGIYGLMLIGWSIGGIVGPLLISWLIGPDGRYTLGFTVMGIIALVGVIIPIIARPPKARR is encoded by the coding sequence ATGAGTACGGTCGGAACCACGCACGAGTCCGAGTCCACGTCCAGTCGCGCCGGCAACCGCTGGATCGTCCTGGCGGGTGGTGTCCTCGTCCAGCTGACGATCGGCGCCGTGTACGCGTGGAGCACCATGGGCCGCGCCCTGAACGATGAGCAGTCGGCCTTCGACCTGACGAAGGTGCAGACGGCCATCCCCTTCGAGGTGGCCATCGGGATGCTCTTCCTCGGCACCTTCCTCGGCGGTCGGATCCAAGACCGCAAGGGCCCGCGCGTCGTCGCGCTCTCCGGTGTGGTCCTCTACTCGATCGGCATCATCCTCGCCGGCTTCGCGCGTGACACCTCCGACCTGTGGCTGCTCATCCTCGGGTATGGCGTGCTCGGCGGCTTCGGCCTCGGGCTCGCCTACATCGTGCCGATCGCGATGCTGCAGAAGTGGTTCCCGGACAAGCGTGGTCTGATCACCGGTGTCGCCGTCGGCGGGTTCGGCTTCGGCGCGGTGATCACCTCGCCGATGATGAACCGGCTCATCTCCGGCATGGAGGGCTACCAGGCCGAGCCGACCAAGGCCTTCCTCTGGCTCGGCGGCGCCTATCTGGTCTTCGGGCTCCTCGGCGCCTCCGTCTTCAAGAACCCACCGGCGGACTACGTCGCGCCCGGCGCGGCCAAAGCCAACGGGCAGGACGACCCGAACAAGGAGGAGCAGGCCAAGAAGGCCGCTCGCGACTTCACCCAGCAGGAGGCCCTGAGCACGCCGCAGTGGTACCTGCTCACCCTCATCCTCACCGTCTCGGTCACCGCGGGCATCTCGCTGATCTCGGTCGCCGCCGACGCCGCGACGAGCGTGGCCGGCTTCAGCGTCGCGGCGGCCGCGACCCTCGTCGGCATCATGGGTCTCTTCAACGGTGCCGGTCGGATCGTCTGGGCGGCGGCCTCGGACAAGATCGGCCGCAGGCCGGCCTTCGTCGGCATCCTGGGCCTGCAGGGTCTGGCGCTGCTCGCGCTCCCGCACGTCGGCAACGTGGTGCTCTTCTACATCCTGGCCGCGATCATCTACACCTGCTACGGAGGCGCCTTCGGCACCATGCCCGCCACGGCCGGCGACTTCTTCGGTCTGAAGCACTCCGGCGGTATCTACGGGCTGATGCTCATCGGGTGGTCCATCGGTGGCATCGTCGGCCCGCTGCTCATCTCCTGGCTGATCGGGCCCGACGGGCGCTACACGCTCGGCTTCACGGTGATGGGCATCATCGCGCTGGTCGGCGTGATCATCCCGATCATCGCGCGCCCGCCGAAGGCGCGGCGCTGA
- a CDS encoding rhodanese-like domain-containing protein, protein MVLGAKSGRVALAATVLEGGPDFGLSRTTPSLRPLEPSRPPQLRGPGWRLDPTSPHRIPEAATGVQVSVLCRQGYSSSLAAASLRALGVDATDVIGGVEAWAAAGLPLTDGPADVRE, encoded by the coding sequence GTGGTCCTTGGCGCGAAGTCCGGACGCGTCGCCCTGGCAGCGACCGTTCTCGAAGGTGGTCCGGACTTCGGCCTGAGTCGGACCACACCCTCCCTTCGTCCGCTGGAGCCCAGCCGGCCCCCTCAACTGCGTGGTCCCGGCTGGCGGCTGGACCCGACGAGCCCCCACCGCATCCCCGAGGCAGCCACCGGGGTGCAGGTCAGCGTCCTGTGCCGTCAGGGCTACAGCTCGTCACTGGCGGCGGCGTCCCTGCGCGCGCTCGGCGTCGACGCGACCGACGTCATCGGAGGCGTCGAGGCCTGGGCCGCGGCCGGGCTGCCCCTGACGGACGGCCCGGCCGACGTCCGGGAGTGA
- the selD gene encoding selenide, water dikinase SelD gives MEPVRLTQYARGGGCACKIPAGELEEIVAGLHGASPPGADVVVGLDDGDDAGAVRVQGGLAVLSTSDFFTPVVDDAYDWGRIAAANAISDIYAMGGEPVMAINLVAWPRELISTDHLREVLRGGLDVATEAGCPVLGGHSIDAPEPIYGMAVTGTADPDRMMRNDAAEAGLPISLTKPLGVGVLNNRHKATGERSEEAIASMAALNRDAARAALAARVRAATDVTGFGLLGHLYKMARASGVAARIDAAAVPYVAGAREALAAGHVPGGSKRNLDWVRPYLRADGISEDELILLADAQTSGGLLVVGEVPGAPVVGETVAAGSLPGGALVQVV, from the coding sequence ATGGAGCCCGTACGCCTGACCCAGTACGCGCGCGGCGGTGGCTGCGCCTGCAAGATCCCCGCCGGTGAGCTCGAGGAGATCGTCGCCGGGCTGCACGGCGCGAGCCCGCCCGGTGCGGACGTCGTCGTCGGGCTCGACGACGGTGACGACGCGGGCGCCGTGCGCGTCCAGGGCGGCCTCGCCGTGCTGTCGACGTCGGACTTCTTCACGCCCGTCGTCGACGACGCCTACGACTGGGGCCGCATCGCCGCAGCCAACGCGATCTCCGACATCTACGCGATGGGTGGTGAGCCGGTCATGGCGATCAACCTCGTCGCCTGGCCGCGCGAGCTGATCTCGACCGACCACCTGCGCGAGGTGCTGCGCGGCGGGCTCGACGTGGCCACCGAGGCGGGCTGCCCGGTCCTCGGCGGGCACAGCATCGACGCCCCCGAGCCGATCTACGGCATGGCGGTCACCGGCACTGCCGACCCCGACCGGATGATGCGCAACGACGCCGCCGAGGCGGGGCTGCCGATCAGCCTGACCAAGCCCCTGGGGGTCGGCGTGCTCAACAACCGGCACAAGGCGACGGGGGAGCGCAGCGAGGAGGCCATCGCCTCCATGGCCGCCCTCAACCGAGACGCCGCCCGCGCCGCGCTCGCCGCCCGGGTGCGCGCGGCGACGGACGTCACCGGCTTCGGCCTGCTCGGGCACCTCTACAAGATGGCGCGGGCCTCCGGCGTCGCCGCCCGGATCGACGCGGCTGCCGTGCCCTACGTCGCCGGAGCCCGCGAGGCGCTCGCGGCCGGCCACGTGCCCGGGGGCTCGAAGCGCAACCTCGACTGGGTGCGTCCGTACCTCCGCGCCGACGGCATCAGCGAGGACGAGCTGATCCTGCTCGCGGACGCCCAGACGTCCGGTGGGCTGCTCGTCGTCGGCGAGGTCCCGGGTGCCCCGGTCGTCGGTGAGACGGTCGCCGCCGGGTCGCTCCCGGGCGGCGCGCTCGTCCAGGTGGTGTGA
- a CDS encoding endonuclease: MSDKDTVERLLRDHGTTYSEEAGIRLRDTPAPLFQLLCLTQLFSAPIGASVAVATMRELLGAGWTTPEHLLDSTWQERADALGRGGYRRYDESTATYLAEMAQLLQERWRGDLRRLHEAANDEGSLRSLLEEFPRVGPTGSGIFCREVQAVWPDLRPQVDDRVRQGAGALGLPTDPEKLAALVDGDDLARLTAALVRVDLDD; the protein is encoded by the coding sequence ATGAGCGACAAGGACACCGTCGAACGCCTCCTGCGCGATCACGGAACCACCTACTCGGAGGAGGCGGGGATCCGTCTGCGGGACACGCCGGCCCCGCTGTTCCAGCTGCTCTGCCTGACCCAGCTCTTCTCGGCGCCCATCGGTGCCTCCGTCGCCGTGGCCACGATGCGCGAGCTGCTCGGGGCCGGGTGGACCACCCCGGAGCACCTGCTCGACTCGACGTGGCAGGAGCGGGCGGACGCGCTCGGTCGCGGGGGCTACCGCAGGTACGACGAGAGCACGGCGACGTACCTGGCGGAGATGGCCCAGCTGCTGCAGGAGCGGTGGCGGGGGGACCTGCGCCGGCTGCACGAGGCGGCCAATGACGAAGGGAGCCTGCGTTCCCTGCTCGAGGAGTTTCCCCGCGTCGGCCCGACGGGGTCGGGGATCTTCTGCCGTGAGGTCCAGGCCGTCTGGCCCGACCTGCGGCCGCAGGTCGACGACCGGGTGCGCCAGGGCGCCGGAGCGCTCGGTCTGCCCACCGACCCGGAGAAGCTCGCCGCGCTCGTCGACGGCGACGACCTCGCCCGGTTGACCGCCGCCCTGGTCCGCGTCGACCTCGACGACTGA
- the selA gene encoding L-seryl-tRNA(Sec) selenium transferase, translating into MTTIDPRRAIPRTDALLAEPPFVAAAARLGRSTVRTVVNRAQDRARRGEIAPGDVATTALAGLPTRASSLTPVLNATGVVIHTNIGRAPLSPGAVEAVVDAAGYVDVEMDLASGARSRRGAGALAALREAVPDAGGALVVNNGAAALVLATTALAAGKDVIVSRGEMIEIGDGFRLPDLIASTGARLREVGTTNRTHLRDYLDAIGPGTGCILKAHPSNFRVDGFTTAVGYEELRGAVRPDGSPVPLVADIGSGLLAPDPLLPDEPDATTALRQGATLVTASGDKLLGGPQAGLVLGDADVVEILRRHPLARALRIDKLTIAALEATVRGPATPVTAALHASADELRPRVERLATGLGRGVVAVEGRVGGGGAPGVPLPGWAVEIPVAAVERLRTPPPGVPAVLARVDEGRGLIDLRCVPADRDGDVEAAVRTALRDGSDARPGAGEPPPSS; encoded by the coding sequence GTGACCACGATCGACCCTCGTCGGGCGATACCCCGCACGGACGCGCTCCTGGCAGAACCCCCCTTCGTCGCAGCCGCCGCGCGACTGGGCCGCTCGACGGTGCGCACCGTCGTCAACCGCGCCCAGGACCGCGCCCGCCGCGGGGAGATCGCCCCGGGGGACGTGGCGACCACCGCCCTGGCCGGCCTCCCGACTCGGGCCTCCTCGCTCACGCCCGTCCTCAACGCGACCGGCGTGGTCATCCACACCAACATCGGTCGAGCGCCCCTCTCCCCCGGCGCCGTCGAGGCCGTCGTCGACGCCGCCGGCTACGTGGACGTCGAGATGGACCTGGCCTCCGGTGCCCGCAGCCGACGCGGCGCCGGTGCGCTCGCCGCGCTGCGCGAGGCCGTCCCCGACGCCGGCGGTGCGCTCGTGGTCAACAACGGCGCCGCCGCGCTCGTCCTCGCGACGACCGCCCTCGCCGCCGGCAAGGACGTCATCGTCTCCCGCGGGGAGATGATCGAGATCGGCGACGGCTTCCGCCTGCCCGACCTCATCGCCTCGACCGGCGCCCGGCTGCGTGAAGTGGGCACGACCAACCGCACCCACCTGCGCGACTACCTCGACGCGATCGGCCCGGGGACCGGATGCATCCTCAAGGCGCACCCGAGCAACTTCCGGGTCGACGGCTTCACCACGGCCGTCGGGTACGAGGAGCTGCGCGGTGCGGTGCGCCCCGACGGCTCGCCCGTCCCGCTCGTCGCCGACATCGGTTCCGGCCTGCTCGCCCCCGACCCGCTCCTGCCCGACGAGCCGGACGCGACCACCGCCCTGCGACAGGGCGCGACGCTCGTCACGGCGAGCGGCGACAAGCTGCTCGGCGGGCCCCAGGCGGGCCTCGTCCTCGGTGACGCCGACGTCGTCGAGATCCTGCGTCGACACCCGCTCGCCCGGGCGCTGCGCATCGACAAGCTGACCATCGCCGCGCTCGAGGCGACCGTGCGCGGGCCGGCGACACCTGTGACGGCGGCGCTGCACGCGAGCGCCGACGAGCTGCGCCCCCGGGTCGAGCGCCTGGCCACCGGGCTCGGCCGCGGCGTCGTGGCCGTCGAGGGGCGGGTCGGTGGCGGCGGCGCCCCCGGGGTGCCGCTGCCCGGCTGGGCGGTCGAGATCCCCGTCGCCGCGGTCGAGCGACTGCGCACCCCGCCTCCCGGTGTCCCTGCCGTGCTCGCCCGGGTCGACGAGGGCCGCGGCCTGATCGACCTGCGCTGCGTCCCCGCCGACCGCGACGGTGACGTGGAGGCGGCGGTGCGCACCGCCCTTCGTGATGGGTCGGACGCGCGGCCCGGGGCCGGCGAGCCGCCCCCTTCGTCATGA